Proteins co-encoded in one Flavobacteriales bacterium genomic window:
- the sufC gene encoding Fe-S cluster assembly ATPase SufC yields MLSIKNLKARVEEKDILKGFNLSVNPGEVHAIMGPNGSGKSTLASVLAGNESYEVTGGEVDFNGKDLLDMAPEERAREGLFLAFQYPVEIPGVSNVNFMKNAVAEVRKHRGLEQLDAKDFLAFMREKQQLVELSGNLAGRSVNEGFSGGEKKRNEIFQMAMLDPKLAILDETDSGLDIDALRIVASGVNKLRTKDNAFIVITHYQRLLDYIVPDFVHVLYNGKIVRSGTKELALELEEKGYDWIKEELAEA; encoded by the coding sequence TTGTTAAGTATAAAAAATCTGAAAGCCCGCGTTGAGGAGAAAGACATCCTCAAGGGATTTAACCTGAGCGTAAATCCGGGCGAAGTGCATGCCATTATGGGACCGAATGGTTCGGGAAAAAGCACTCTGGCGTCCGTGTTGGCGGGAAATGAAAGCTACGAAGTGACGGGTGGTGAAGTTGATTTCAATGGAAAAGACCTGTTGGATATGGCTCCTGAAGAACGTGCCCGTGAAGGACTGTTCTTGGCGTTCCAATATCCAGTTGAAATACCTGGCGTGAGCAACGTCAACTTTATGAAAAATGCGGTGGCCGAAGTGCGTAAGCATCGTGGTTTGGAGCAGTTGGATGCGAAGGATTTCCTCGCTTTCATGCGAGAGAAACAGCAATTGGTAGAGTTGAGCGGAAACTTAGCTGGACGCTCGGTTAACGAAGGTTTTTCTGGAGGAGAGAAGAAGCGAAACGAGATTTTTCAGATGGCGATGCTTGATCCCAAATTGGCCATTTTGGATGAAACGGACAGCGGTTTGGATATTGACGCGTTGCGAATTGTGGCAAGTGGAGTGAACAAATTGCGGACGAAAGACAACGCTTTTATCGTAATCACCCACTATCAGCGATTGCTGGATTACATCGTTCCTGATTTTGTTCATGTTCTGTACAACGGAAAGATCGTACGTTCGGGCACAAAAGAATTGGCGCTTGAGCTAGAAGAGAAAGGCTACGAT